A window from Rhea pennata isolate bPtePen1 chromosome 1, bPtePen1.pri, whole genome shotgun sequence encodes these proteins:
- the MCAT gene encoding malonyl-CoA-acyl carrier protein transacylase, mitochondrial, with translation MGGWAAAPWRLGGCSGRGGLRGALRRRGSCRADGGDRAGSLSDLLRNSAGAAEREAAAAKQRRPPREGTVLLFPGQGSQFVGMGRGLLRYPSVRRMFHVAETVLGYDLLSLCLRGPRAELDRTRHCQPAVFVASLAAVERLSHRQPNVLESCVAAAGFSVGEFAALVFAGALDFAQALYAVKVRAEAMQKASEAVPSGMLSVIGSPAANYKFACSEARKHCKSLGIENPVCEISNYLFPDSRVIAGHMQALEYLQENARKYYFTRTKMLPVSGAFHTRLMEPAVEPLAEVLKSIEIQKPLICVYSNVDSKKYMHSDHIKKLLVKQVVSPVMWEQTMHSVYERKQGTEFPYTYEVGPGKQLGSILKKCNLKAWRQYEHIDASEDEEAVES, from the exons atGGGCGGCTGGGCCGCGGCGCCATGGCGGCTTGGTGGCTGCAGCGGGCGCGGCGGCCTCCGCGGCGCACTCAGGCGGCGGGGCAGCTGCCGTGCCGACGGTGGGGACCGGGCGGGGAGCCTGAGCGACCTGCTGCGGAACTCGGCGGGGGCCGCGgagcgggaggcggcggcggcgaagcagcggcggcccccgcgggagGGCACGGTGCTGCTGTTCCCCGGGCAGGGCAGCCAGTTCGTGGGGATGGGCCGCGGGCTGCTGCGCTACCCCAGCGTGCGGCGCATGTTCCACGTGGCCGAGACGGTGCTGGGCTACGACCTGCTCTCGCTGTGCctgcgggggccgcgggccgaGCTGGACCGCACCCGCCACTGCCAGCCCGCCGTCTTCGTCGCCTCCCTGGCCGCCGTGGAGAGGCTCAGCCACCGGCAGCCTAAC GTGCTGGAGAGCTGCGTGGCCGCCGCCGGGTTCAGCGTGGGCGAGTTCGCGGCGCTGGTGTTCGCCGGAGCTCTGGACTTCGCCCAAG CGCTGTATGCGGTGAAAGTGCGCGCCGAAGCCATGCAAAAGGCCTCGGAAGCGGTTCCCAGTGGGATGTTATCGGTTATTGGCAGCCCGGCGGCAAATTACAAATTTGCCTGCTCGGAAGCTCGTAAGCACTGCAAGTCGCTGGGCATAGAAAACCCCGTGTGCGAGATTTCAAACTACTTGTTCCCAGACAGCAGAGTCATTGCAGGACACATGCAG GCTTTGGAGTACTTGCAGGAGAATGCCcgaaaatattattttacacGTACAAAAATGCTTCCAGTCAGCGGTGCTTTTCATACAAGACTTATGGAACCAGCAGTAGAGCCCCTGGCTGAAGTCCTAAAATCCATTGAGATTCAGAAACCACTTATCTGTGTCTATTCTAACGTTGATAGCAAAAAGTACATGCACTCAGATCACATTAAAAAGCTACTAGTCAAGCAGGTTGTTTCCCCTGTCATGTGGGAACAGACCATGCATTCTGTATatgaaagaaagcaaggaacAGAGTTTCCTTACACTTACGAAGTGGGGCCTGGGAAACAACTAGGATCAATTCtcaaaaaatgcaatttaaaggCCTGGAGACAATATGAACATATAGATGcttcagaagatgaagaagCAGTGGAAAGTTAA
- the TSPO gene encoding translocator protein, with translation MEAVPGWVPAVGFTLLPHTGGFLGGKITKKEIPVWYESLQKPSWRPPNWVFAPVWGTLYTSMGYGSYLVWKELGGFNEKSVVPLGLYAGQLALNWAWTPIFFGAHKMGWGLVTLLLTTGTATATTASWYNINRTAAYLMVPYLAWLTMASVLNYRIWKDNRNKKQAE, from the exons ATGGAGGCAGTACCAGGCTGGGTCCCAGCAGTGGGTTTCACACTCTTGCCCCACACAGGAGGATTCTTAGGAGGCAAGATAACCAAAAAGGAGATCCCAGTGTGGTATGAATCTCTACAGAAGCCATCCTGGCGTCCACCTAACTGGGTGTTTGCACCTGTTTGGGGAACTCTCTATACATCCATGGG ATATGGCTCCTACCTGGTGTGGAAGGAACTGGGGGGCTTCAACGAAAAGTCTGTGGTTCCCCTGGGTCTGTATGCAGGGCAGCTGGCATTAAACTGGGCATGGACTCCCATATTTTTTGGAGCTCACAAAATGGGATGG ggTTTGGTGACTCTCCTACTCACCACTGGTACAGCAACAGCTACAACTGCTTCCTGGTATAACATCAACAGAACAGCAGCGTATTTGATGGTTCCTTATTTAGCTTGGTTAACCATGGCTTCTGTGCTGAACTACCGTATCTGGAAGGACAATCGCAACAAGAAACAAGCTGAATAA